In Leucobacter sp. CX169, a single genomic region encodes these proteins:
- a CDS encoding glutamate--cysteine ligase: MAVEFAASPRSTLGIEWELALVSQQDHSLASIAPALLSEINAPGADAQMPHVTRELLENTIELVTAPHQRVGEAVDELRIMAQRVQDAAETHGACVVGAGSHPFGRWVDERVTPSERYERFIDRTQWWGRNMLIWGVHVHLGIDRVERVIPLMHALLARLPHLLALSTSSPFWGGEATGYASNRTLMFQQLPTAGLPWDLDDWGHFEEVVEDLTRTGVIDDVSEARWDVRPSPRWGTLEFRGFDGVSSLNEVAALAALTQCLVEDGQRRLDRGESLVRLQPWYVRENKWRAARYGLDARVIVDREGTQVPLREDIERLIAELAPVAESLGCSAELAQVGAILTSGSSAERQLKTAQGFADPTGAEALGAVVHGLADAFRAGIAR, from the coding sequence ATGGCCGTCGAATTCGCCGCATCGCCCCGCTCGACGCTGGGCATCGAGTGGGAACTCGCCCTCGTCAGCCAGCAGGATCACAGCCTCGCGAGCATCGCACCCGCCCTGTTGAGCGAAATCAACGCGCCCGGCGCCGATGCCCAGATGCCCCACGTCACCCGCGAACTCCTCGAGAACACCATCGAGCTCGTGACCGCGCCGCACCAGCGCGTCGGCGAGGCCGTCGACGAACTGCGCATCATGGCCCAGCGAGTTCAGGACGCTGCCGAGACACACGGAGCGTGCGTCGTCGGTGCCGGAAGCCACCCCTTCGGACGCTGGGTCGACGAGCGCGTCACGCCGAGCGAGCGCTACGAGCGGTTCATCGACCGCACCCAGTGGTGGGGTCGCAACATGCTCATTTGGGGCGTACACGTGCACCTGGGGATCGACCGCGTCGAGCGCGTCATCCCCCTGATGCACGCGCTGCTCGCCCGTCTCCCCCACCTGCTGGCACTCTCGACCTCCAGTCCCTTCTGGGGCGGCGAGGCGACCGGGTACGCGTCCAACCGCACGCTCATGTTTCAGCAGCTGCCGACCGCGGGTCTGCCGTGGGACCTCGATGACTGGGGCCATTTCGAAGAGGTCGTCGAGGACCTGACCCGCACGGGCGTCATCGACGACGTGAGCGAGGCGCGCTGGGATGTCCGGCCATCGCCGCGCTGGGGCACACTCGAGTTCCGCGGCTTCGACGGGGTGTCGTCGCTCAACGAGGTCGCCGCTCTGGCCGCGCTCACTCAGTGCCTGGTGGAAGACGGCCAGCGCCGGCTTGACCGGGGCGAATCACTTGTTCGGCTACAGCCCTGGTACGTCCGCGAGAACAAGTGGCGGGCAGCCCGCTACGGGCTCGACGCGCGCGTGATTGTCGATCGGGAGGGCACGCAGGTGCCCCTCCGCGAGGACATCGAGCGATTGATCGCCGAGCTCGCCCCGGTCGCCGAGTCGCTCGGCTGCAGCGCGGAGCTCGCCCAGGTGGGCGCCATCCTGACGTCGGGTTCCAGTGCCGAGCGTCAGCTGAAGACGGCGCAGGGCTTCGCCGACCCGACCGGCGCTGAGGCCCTCGGGGCTGTGGTGCACGGCCTCGCGGACGCCTTCCGCGCCGGGATCGCCCGCTAG
- the ffh gene encoding signal recognition particle protein: MATFGNLSARLADTFKNLRTKGKLSASDIDGTVREIRRALLEADVALEVVKDFTGRVRERALGDEVNQALNPAQQVVQIVNEELIAILGGEQRRLQYAKTGPTVIMLAGLQGAGKTTLAGKLAKWLKGQGHTPLLVACDLQRPNAVTQLGVVAEQAGVAIYAPEPGNGVGDPVKVAKAGVAEAKTKLHDFVIVDTAGRLGVDAELMQQASNIRKAIEPDEVLFVIDAMIGQDAVATARAFQEGVDFTGVVLTKLDGDARGGAALSIRSLTGRPILFASTGEGLDDFEPFHPDRMASRILDLGDILTLIEQAQGAFDEEEAKKVAAKIASDQFTLEDFLGQLQQLRGAGSIKKMMGMLPGMGKMREQIEGFDEREILRTEAIIQSMTKAERQNPKLLNGSRRLRIAKGSGMTVTDVNQLVARFEQAAKMMKTVAKGGVPQIPGMGPIPGMGGHGGKKKQQAKGKGSKRSGNPAKRAQEVTAAAAAPAGTGFGLGGGAGQTAPSEADLAKIQQMLGGGR, encoded by the coding sequence ATGGCTACTTTCGGAAATCTGTCCGCTCGGCTCGCCGACACCTTCAAGAACCTTCGCACGAAGGGCAAGCTGTCGGCGTCCGACATCGACGGCACTGTTCGTGAGATTCGACGCGCCCTGCTCGAAGCAGACGTTGCCCTCGAGGTCGTCAAGGACTTCACTGGGCGCGTGCGCGAACGTGCTCTCGGCGACGAGGTCAACCAGGCGCTGAACCCGGCGCAGCAGGTCGTCCAGATCGTCAATGAGGAATTGATCGCGATTCTCGGCGGCGAACAGCGACGATTGCAGTACGCCAAGACCGGCCCCACTGTCATCATGCTCGCCGGCCTCCAGGGCGCGGGTAAGACGACCCTCGCCGGCAAGCTCGCGAAGTGGCTGAAGGGGCAGGGCCACACGCCGCTGCTCGTCGCTTGTGACCTCCAGCGCCCGAATGCCGTCACTCAGCTCGGCGTCGTGGCCGAGCAGGCCGGCGTCGCGATCTACGCACCCGAGCCCGGCAACGGCGTGGGCGACCCGGTGAAGGTCGCGAAGGCGGGCGTCGCCGAGGCGAAGACCAAGCTGCACGACTTCGTGATCGTCGATACGGCCGGCCGCCTCGGCGTCGACGCCGAGCTCATGCAGCAGGCGAGCAACATCCGCAAGGCGATCGAGCCCGACGAGGTGCTCTTCGTCATCGACGCCATGATCGGCCAGGACGCGGTCGCGACGGCGCGCGCCTTCCAGGAGGGCGTCGACTTCACCGGTGTCGTCCTCACCAAGCTTGACGGCGATGCCCGCGGCGGCGCGGCGCTCTCGATCCGGAGCCTCACGGGCCGCCCGATCCTGTTCGCCTCGACGGGTGAGGGACTCGACGACTTCGAGCCCTTCCACCCGGACCGCATGGCGAGCCGCATCCTCGATCTCGGCGACATTCTTACCCTCATCGAGCAGGCGCAGGGCGCCTTCGACGAGGAGGAGGCGAAGAAGGTCGCCGCGAAGATTGCGAGCGACCAGTTCACGCTCGAGGACTTCCTGGGCCAGCTGCAGCAACTGCGGGGGGCCGGATCCATCAAGAAGATGATGGGCATGCTGCCGGGCATGGGCAAGATGCGCGAGCAGATCGAGGGCTTTGACGAGCGCGAGATCCTGCGTACCGAGGCCATCATTCAGTCCATGACGAAGGCCGAGCGCCAGAACCCGAAGCTGCTCAACGGCTCGCGCCGCCTGCGTATCGCAAAGGGCTCGGGCATGACGGTCACCGACGTGAACCAGCTCGTCGCGCGCTTCGAGCAGGCCGCAAAGATGATGAAGACGGTTGCCAAGGGCGGCGTGCCGCAGATCCCCGGCATGGGACCGATTCCCGGCATGGGCGGCCATGGCGGCAAGAAGAAGCAGCAGGCCAAGGGCAAGGGCTCGAAGCGTTCGGGCAATCCCGCCAAGCGTGCGCAGGAAGTCACTGCCGCAGCCGCAGCTCCCGCGGGCACCGGCTTCGGCTTGGGTGGCGGCGCGGGCCAGACGGCCCCGTCCGAGGCGGACCTCGCCAAGATCCAGCAGATGCTGGGCGGCGGGCGCTAG